The DNA window ACCCGCCTGACGGCCGACGCCGGCGAGTTCAGATCGTCGGGCAAAATTACCCGAATCGCCTGCTCGCCCGTCGTCTTTCCTGCCACGTCGGTATCGCCCGGCATCACCTCGATAAACGACATCGGCCGACCGGCTTCCAGCCGGCCCAGGGTGGCATCGAGGCCGAGAATGACCGCCGGGGCGAGCGTCGCGCGACAGAGCGCCTCCACGGCCGTCGCGTGTTTTGATCGCCTTTCATGGACGGTCATGAACCGCTTCATCTCCGCCAGCATGCTCACCGTCGGGGATGCGCCGACGTCGGTCGCGATCGCATAGGGAATGCCGCGGGCGACGACCTCGTCCAGGGGCATGACGCCCGAGCCCAGCAGCAGATTCGACGTCGGGCAATGGGCAACGACCGAGCCGGTGTCGACGACGATCTGCCATTCCTCCGGGCGCATCTGGATGCAATGGGCAAGGATGCAGCGATGATCCAGCAAGCCATCCCGGCGGTAGACATCCGTGTAGCTGGCGGCTTCGGAATAGAGCACTTGCTCGATCTGCCGCTTCTCGCCGACCTGCTCGTTGAGGTGCGTCTGCGTGCGGAGCCCGAGCCGTCCGGCGAGCTTCGACGCCAGCCGCCGCAGCGGCGAACCGACCGCGTACGCGAAGCGATCGGTAACGATGGACCGCGGCCCGAATCGCCGGGCAAGTCGCTCGATGTCGGCGGCGACGGTTGCCTCGTCGGTGTGAAGGTTGGGCGGGCAGTTCTGGTTCATCATCGCCATGCCGACCTGCCAGGAATCGGGCAGCGTCGCCAGCGCCACTTCAGTCGCGCCGGCCGACGTCGTCATGTAAGCCGCCCCGCCGACCACGCCGTGGGAGAGTGTGTCGGCCAGAAACTGCCGGGCTACCGCCCGTGCGTGGTCTGGATCGTTGC is part of the Humisphaera borealis genome and encodes:
- a CDS encoding amidohydrolase family protein; its protein translation is MLQQIVRGPLLIPRDGGSVDFYRDGVLAGDASGVLLFAGDWPALRSQLGSDAPPARMSDGVLLPPLIDIHTHVPQHPIRGRFVEGIPDDAPGGKLIAGLRRNVFPAEEACNDPDHARAVARQFLADTLSHGVVGGAAYMTTSAGATEVALATLPDSWQVGMAMMNQNCPPNLHTDEATVAADIERLARRFGPRSIVTDRFAYAVGSPLRRLASKLAGRLGLRTQTHLNEQVGEKRQIEQVLYSEAASYTDVYRRDGLLDHRCILAHCIQMRPEEWQIVVDTGSVVAHCPTSNLLLGSGVMPLDEVVARGIPYAIATDVGASPTVSMLAEMKRFMTVHERRSKHATAVEALCRATLAPAVILGLDATLGRLEAGRPMSFIEVMPGDTDVAGKTTGEQAIRVILPDDLNSPASAVRRVTLNGKPVHQSAVP